Proteins from one Mesorhizobium sp. M9A.F.Ca.ET.002.03.1.2 genomic window:
- a CDS encoding SDR family NAD(P)-dependent oxidoreductase, producing MTGASRGPGFAMAKALAENGGTVIVNARDVAALSTVAEGIGAEGLPFDVMTQ from the coding sequence GTGACGGGTGCCTCGCGTGGCCCCGGCTTCGCCATGGCCAAGGCACTTGCGGAAAACGGCGGGACGGTGATCGTCAATGCCCGCGACGTGGCCGCTCTCTCCACGGTGGCGGAAGGGATCGGTGCCGAAGGCCTTCCGTTCGACGTCATGACGCAGTGA
- a CDS encoding complex I NDUFA9 subunit family protein — translation MDRDDLNTKRIVTVFGGTGFLGRRTVKRLLERGFTVRAASRHPARVGPVFSSAARMPEAVEADILDASSIGSAIAGSQAVVNAVSLYVEQGVQTFERVHVKAAADLAAASRDSEVDQFIQISGIGSDPQSDSNYISARGRGEVAVANAFPGAFIVRPAVMTGPDDAFLTTIVKLIRLLPVYPLFGDGGTRLQPVYVADIAEAVSRLIDGQIHKGSSIFEFGGPRIYTYKELLQEIAQQVDTHVRLMPVPFAVWSALAGVAELLPAAPITRNQIELMRHDNVAAIDTPGLKELDIEPRGVDEVIGLIKQRA, via the coding sequence ATGGATCGTGACGATCTCAACACAAAACGGATTGTCACTGTGTTCGGCGGAACGGGCTTTCTCGGGCGCAGGACCGTGAAGCGGCTCCTGGAAAGGGGTTTTACGGTCCGAGCCGCATCCCGCCACCCGGCCCGGGTAGGCCCGGTCTTTTCCTCGGCTGCAAGGATGCCCGAAGCCGTGGAGGCGGATATATTAGATGCCTCCTCGATCGGCTCGGCCATTGCTGGATCACAGGCGGTCGTGAATGCTGTCAGTCTTTATGTCGAGCAGGGCGTTCAGACTTTTGAACGCGTCCATGTGAAAGCCGCAGCGGATCTCGCCGCAGCGTCGCGCGATAGCGAGGTCGACCAATTCATCCAGATATCGGGAATCGGCTCCGATCCTCAATCGGATTCGAATTACATCAGCGCACGTGGACGCGGAGAAGTGGCCGTGGCGAACGCATTTCCCGGCGCCTTCATTGTGCGTCCCGCCGTCATGACGGGACCTGACGACGCTTTCCTTACGACCATCGTTAAACTGATACGCCTCCTGCCGGTCTATCCGCTGTTCGGCGATGGTGGCACTCGGCTTCAGCCGGTCTATGTGGCAGACATTGCAGAAGCAGTGAGCCGGCTGATCGACGGACAAATCCACAAGGGTTCATCGATATTCGAGTTCGGTGGCCCGCGGATCTATACCTATAAGGAACTGCTTCAGGAGATCGCGCAACAGGTCGATACTCACGTCCGGCTGATGCCGGTGCCGTTTGCGGTGTGGAGCGCACTGGCCGGCGTCGCGGAACTTCTTCCGGCCGCGCCCATAACGCGCAACCAGATCGAACTTATGCGTCACGACAATGTGGCAGCGATCGACACGCCAGGCCTGAAGGAACTCGACATCGAGCCGCGAGGCGTCGACGAGGTGATCGGCTTGATCAAGCAGCGTGCTTGA
- a CDS encoding DegT/DnrJ/EryC1/StrS aminotransferase family protein produces the protein MQFIDLGAQRERIRDRLKVAIDRVVDEGRYILGPEVTEFENKLAAYIGTKHVVACANGTDALLLPLFAAGIGPGDAVFVPSFTFAATAEVVALAKAEPVFVDVDPNTYNIDVASLEAAIAMIKAEGRLKPRAIIPVDLFGLAADYEAIMTIANREGLMVIEDAAQAIGGSIDGKMCGSFGTVGSTSFYPAKPLGCYGDGGAMFTNDDALAEQLRSFAFHGKGETQYDNVRVGINSRLDTLQAAILIEKLAILEDEMVARQAVANRYAEGLGDIVKAARNLDGSRSAWAQYAIETPKRDGLKAHLGEKGIPSVIYYVKPLHSQIAYRDYPRTPTGLAVSEELPKRILCLPMHPYLSEADQDRIIETIRNYIGSNSAHVAAA, from the coding sequence ATGCAGTTCATCGATCTTGGCGCGCAGCGCGAACGAATCCGCGACAGGCTGAAAGTAGCCATCGACCGCGTCGTCGACGAGGGACGCTATATTCTGGGACCTGAGGTCACCGAATTCGAAAACAAGCTCGCCGCCTATATCGGCACCAAGCATGTCGTCGCCTGCGCCAACGGCACCGACGCACTGCTGCTGCCATTGTTTGCGGCGGGCATCGGCCCGGGTGACGCGGTGTTCGTGCCGAGTTTCACCTTCGCCGCCACGGCGGAAGTGGTGGCGCTGGCCAAGGCCGAGCCGGTTTTCGTCGACGTCGATCCCAATACCTATAATATCGACGTCGCCAGCCTCGAGGCGGCCATCGCCATGATCAAGGCGGAAGGCCGGCTGAAGCCAAGGGCGATCATTCCGGTCGACCTGTTCGGGCTCGCCGCCGACTACGAGGCGATCATGACCATCGCCAACCGCGAAGGGCTGATGGTGATCGAAGACGCCGCGCAGGCGATCGGCGGCTCGATCGACGGCAAGATGTGCGGTTCGTTCGGCACGGTCGGCTCGACCAGCTTCTACCCGGCAAAGCCGCTCGGCTGCTATGGCGACGGCGGCGCGATGTTCACCAATGACGATGCGCTGGCCGAACAACTTCGCTCGTTCGCCTTCCACGGCAAGGGCGAAACCCAATATGACAATGTCCGCGTCGGCATCAATTCGCGGCTCGACACGCTGCAGGCGGCGATCCTGATCGAGAAGCTGGCCATTCTCGAAGACGAGATGGTTGCCCGGCAAGCGGTCGCCAATCGTTACGCCGAAGGCCTCGGCGATATCGTCAAGGCGGCACGCAACCTCGACGGCAGCCGTTCAGCCTGGGCGCAATATGCCATCGAGACGCCGAAGCGCGACGGGCTCAAGGCGCATCTCGGGGAAAAGGGCATTCCCTCGGTCATCTATTATGTGAAGCCCTTGCACAGCCAGATCGCCTACCGCGACTATCCGCGGACGCCGACGGGTCTTGCCGTTTCGGAGGAGTTGCCGAAGCGCATCCTGTGCCTGCCCATGCATCCTTATCTGAGCGAGGCCGACCAGGACCGGATCATCGAGACGATCCGCAACTATATCGGGTCGAATTCGGCGCACGTCGCCGCCGCGTAG